A genomic window from Vitis riparia cultivar Riparia Gloire de Montpellier isolate 1030 chromosome 18, EGFV_Vit.rip_1.0, whole genome shotgun sequence includes:
- the LOC117907441 gene encoding disease resistance protein RPV1-like isoform X2, with protein sequence MASSAQKPSSSSSTSIRKYNFDVFLSFRGEDTRYNFTDHLFVNLRRMGINTFRDDRLERGEEIKSELLKTIEESRISIVVFSKDYAHSKWCLDELAKIMECREEMEQIVFPVFYHVDPSDVRNQKTGSFGEALSIHERTVDEKKVQRWKDSLTKASNLSGFHVKDGYESKHIKEIVSKIFKRSMNSTLLPINDDIVGMDFCLKKLKSLLSSDLNDISVVGIYGTGGIGKTTIAKIVYNEIQYQFTSASFLQDVRETFNKGCQLQLQQQLLHDTVGDDEEFRNINKGINIIKARLSSKKVLIVIDDVDQLQQLEPMVGSPNWFGPGSTIIITTRNQHLLVEYGVTISYKATGLHYREALQLFSRHAFKQNDPKEDYVDLSNCMVQYAQGLPLALKVLGSSLRGMTIDEWKCALDKFKKNPMKEINDVLRISFDGLDPSQKEVFLDIACFFKGECKDVVLRILDGCKLNPMWNIRVLCDRCLVTIFGNVVQMHDLIQQMGWAIVHEECPGDPNKWSRLWDVDDIYDAFSRHEGMKNIQTISLDLSRSKEIQFSTKVFAKMKKLRLLKIYCNDHGGLTREEYKVHLPKDFEFPHNLRYLHWQRCTLRSLPSRFYGGELIEINLKSSNIKRLWKGNKCLGKLKGIDLSNSKQLVKMPKFSSMPNLERLNLEGCTSLRELHSSIGDLKWLTYLNLRGCEQLQSLPNSMKFESLEVLNLSNCSNFQKFPKIHGNMKFLRTLHLCESGIKELPDSIGYLESLQILDLSHCSKFEKFPEIRGNMKCLYRLSLDGTAIKELPNSIGSLTSLEILSLSKCSKFEKFSDVFTNMRHLWNLNLCESGIKELPGSIGCLESLRELDLSNCSNFEKFSEIQWNMKFLRGLYLQHTAIKELPNSIGCSNLERLPEIQKVMGNLQDLSLHETAIKGLPCSIGHLTGLDHLNLENCRNLRSLPDICGLKSLKDLVIDGCSNLEAFSEITEDMEQLKRLFLRETGITELPSSIEHLRGLRSLELINCKNLAALPNSIGSLTRLTYLRVRNCTELHNLPDNLRSLRCCLDELDLGGCNLMEGEIPSDLWCLSSLISLDLSENHIRRIPAGITQLFKLKTLSMNHCLMLEEIVELPSSLTEMEAHGCPCLETETFSSPLWSSLLKYFKSAIQSRERTFVIPGSSGIPEWVSHQRMGCEVRIKLPMNWYEDNNFLGFVLFFHHVPLDDGDKCETTRGGIGHCELTIAHGDQSERLKKISFYSECKTCWIELDPYYSGSTSDPAIWVTYFPQIKIPREYRSSWWNNFKAHFHTEIGYGSFTCGDNACFKVKSCGIHLLYAQDQIHCPQPSRGSLGDREDHPAKTLKIL encoded by the exons ATGGCTTCCTCTGCCCAaaaaccctcttcttcttcttctacttcgaTCCGTAAATATAACTTCGATGtgttcttgagttttagaggtGAAGACACCCGCTACAATTTTACGGATCATTTATTCGTAAATTTGCGTCGGATGGGGATTAACACTTTCAGAGACGATCGACTTGAAAGAGGAGAGGAGATCAAATCagaacttttaaaaactattgaaGAATCAAGAATTTCCATAGTTGTGTTCTCAAAAGACTATGCGCATTCCAAGTGGTGTTTGGATGAGTTAGCGAAGATCATGGAGTGCAGGGAAGAAATGGAACAAATAGTCTTTCCAGTGTTCTACCATGTGGATCCTTCTGATGTGCGAAATCAAAAAACAGGGAGCTTCGGAGAAGCACTTTCCATTCACGAAAGAACGGTAGATGAGAAAAAGGTGCAAAGGTGGAAGGATTCCTTGACAAAAGCAAGCAATCTAAGTGGTTTCCATGTGAAAGATGG GTATGAGTCAAAGCATATTAAGGAAATTGTTAgcaagatttttaaaagatcaaTGAATTCTACACTGTTGCCCATTAACGATGATATAGTTGGGATGGATTTTTGccttaaaaaactaaaatcattgtTAAGTAGTGACTTGAATGACATTAGTGTGGTTGGGATCTATGGAACTGGTGGAATTGGTAAAACTACCATTGCCAAGATTGTTTACAATGAGATCCAATATCAATTCACTAGTGCTAGCTTTCTTCAAGATGTTAGAGAGACATTCAACAAGGGTTGTCAACTTCAACTACAACAACAACTTCTTCATGATACAGTGGGGGATGATGAAGAGTTTAGAAATATCAATAAAGGAATCAATATAATAAAGGCCAGACTTAGCTCAAAAAAGGTTCTTATTGTAATTGATGATGTGGATCAGTTGCAGCAATTAGAGCCAATGGTCGGAAGTCCTAATTGGTTTGGTCCAGGAAGCACAATTATCATTACAACCAGAAACCAACATCTGTTGGTTGAGTATGGAGTGACTATATCATATAAGGCTACAGGATTACATTATAGGGAAGCTCTTCAACTCTTCAGCCGACATGCCTTTAAACAAAATGATCCTAAAGAAGATTATGTGGACCTCTCAAATTGCATGGTACAATATGCTCAAGGTCTCCCTTTGGCCCTTAAAGTTCTAGGTTCTTCTCTTCGAGGCATGACAATAGATGAATGGAAATGTGCATtggataaatttaaaaaaaaccctatGAAGGAAATTAATGATGTGCTTAGAATAAGTTTTGATGGGCTTGATCCTTCTCAAAAGGAGGTTTTCCTAGACATTGCGTGTTTTTTCAAAGGTGAATGCAAAGATGTCGTGTTAAGAATATTAGATGGTTGCAAGTTAAATCCAATGTGGAACATAAGAGTTCTATGTGATAGATGTTTGGTAACTATCTTTGGCAACGTCGTACAAATGCATGACTTGATACAACAGATGGGTTGGGCAATTGTTCATGAAGAATGTCCCGGGGACCCAAACAAATGGAGTAGATTGTGGGATGTTGATGATATTTATGATGCATTTTCTAGACATGAG GggatgaaaaatattcaaaccATATCTTTGGACTTGTCtagatcaaaagaaatacaGTTCAGTACAAAAGTGTTTGCTAAGATGAAGAAACTTAGGTTGCTTAAAATCTATTGCAATGATCATGGTGGTTTGACAAGAGAGGAGTATAAAGTGCATCTTCCTAAAGACTTTGAATTTCCTCATAATTTGAGATATCTTCATTGGCAAAGATGCACATTGAGGTCTTTACCTTCAAGGTTCTATGGAGGGGAGCTTATTGAAATCAACTTGAAGTCTAGCAACATAAAAAGGCTTTGGAAGGGGAATAAG TGTCTTGGAAAACTAAAGGGCATTGATTTAAGTAACTCAAAACAGCTTGTCAAAATGCCAAAATTCTCAAGCATGCCGAATTTGGAGAGACTGAATCTTGAAGGTTGTACAAGTTTGCGTGAACTTCATTCATCTATTGGCGATCTCAAATGGTTGACTTACTTGAATTTAAGAGGATGTGAGCAGCTCCAAAGTTTACCAAATAGCATGAAGTTTGAATCTCTTGAAGTCCTTAATCTCTCAAATTgttcaaactttcaaaaatttcctAAGATCCATGggaatatgaaatttttgaggACGCTTCATCTATGTGAAAGTGGTATTAAAGAACTCCCAGACAGCATTGGGTATTTGGAATCTCTTCAAATTCTTGACCTCTCACATTgctcaaaatttgagaaattccCAGAGATAAGAGGGAATATGAAATGTTTATACAGGCTTTCTTTAGATGGGACTGCTATTAAGGAACTCCCAAATAGCATTGGGTCCTTGACCTCTCTCGAAATTCTTTCTCTTAGCAAATGTtcaaagtttgagaaattttcaGATGTATTTACCAATATGAGACATTTATGGAATCTAAATTTATGTGAAAGTGGTATTAAGGAACTCCCAGGCAGCATTGGATGTTTGGAATCTCTTAGAGAACTTGACCTCTCAAATTGCTCAAACTTTGAGAAATTTTCAGAGATCCAATGGAATATGAAATTCTTGAGGGGGCTTTATTTACAGCACACCGCTATTAAGGAACTCCCAAATAGCATTGG TTGCTCAAATCTTGAGAGGCTTCCTGAGATCCAAAAAGTTATGGGAAATCTACAGGATCTTTCTCTACACGAAACTGCTATTAAAGGATTACCCTGCTCAATAGGTCATCTCACTGGACTTGATCacttaaatttggaaaattgtaGAAACTTGAGAAGTCTTCCAGACATATGTGGGTTGAAATCCCTTAAAGACCTTGTTATCGATGGTTGTTCAAATCTAGAGGCTTTTTCAGAGATCACGGAGGATATGGAACAATTAAAACGCCTTTTCTTACGTGAAACGGGCATAACAGAGctgccatcatcaattgaacACCTGAGAGGTCTTCGTTCCTTGGAATTGATCAATTGTAAGAACCTTGCGGCTCTTCCCAATAGCATTGGTAGTTTGACACGTCTTACATATCTTCGTGTTCGTAACTGTACAGAGCTCCATAACTTGCCTGACAACTTGAGAAGCCTACGGTGTTGCCTAGACGAACTAGATCTAGGTGGTTGCAATCTGATGGAGGGAGAAATCCCCAGTGATTTATGGTGCTTATCCTCACTGATATCTTTAGATCTAAGTGAAAACCATATTCGTCGCATACCCGCTGGCATCACTCAACTTTTTAAGCTCAAAACCCTTTCCATGAATCACTGCCTGATGCTTGAAGAAATTGTAGAGCTTCCATCAAGTTTAACAGAGATGGAGGCACATGGTTGTCCATGCCTAGAAACTGAAACTTTCTCAAGTCCACTTTGGTCTTCTCTGCTCAAATACTTCAAATCAGCAATTCAG TCTAGGGAGAGGACATTTGTCATTCCAGGAAGTAGTGGAATACCAGAGTGGGTAAGCCATCAGAGAATGGGGTGTGAAGTAAGAATAAAGCTCCCAATGAATTGGTATGAAGATAACAACTTCTTGGGATTTGTTCTATTCTTCCATCATGTTCCCCTTGATGATGGTGATAAATGTGAGACAACAAGAGGTGGTATTGGACATTGTGAATTGACGATAGCCCATGGTGATCAATCTGAACGACTGAAGAAGATATCGTTTTATTCTGAATGTAAAACCTGCTGGATTGAATTGGACCCCTACTACAGTGGTAGCACATCAGATCCAGCAATTTGGGTGACGTATTTCCCTCAGATTAAAATTCCCCGTGAGTATCGATCCAGTTGGTGGAACAACTTTAAGGCTCACTTCCACACTGAAATCGGTTATGGCTCTTTTACGTGTGGCGATAACGCATGCTTTAAAGTGAAAAGCTGTGGGATACATCTCTTGTACGCCCAAGATCAGATCCATTGCCCTCAGCCGTCAAGAGGAAGCCTTGGTGACAGAGAAGATCACCCAGCCAAGACATTAAAGATTCTCTAG
- the LOC117907441 gene encoding disease resistance protein RPV1-like isoform X1, which produces MASSAQKPSSSSSTSIRKYNFDVFLSFRGEDTRYNFTDHLFVNLRRMGINTFRDDRLERGEEIKSELLKTIEESRISIVVFSKDYAHSKWCLDELAKIMECREEMEQIVFPVFYHVDPSDVRNQKTGSFGEALSIHERTVDEKKVQRWKDSLTKASNLSGFHVKDGYESKHIKEIVSKIFKRSMNSTLLPINDDIVGMDFCLKKLKSLLSSDLNDISVVGIYGTGGIGKTTIAKIVYNEIQYQFTSASFLQDVRETFNKGCQLQLQQQLLHDTVGDDEEFRNINKGINIIKARLSSKKVLIVIDDVDQLQQLEPMVGSPNWFGPGSTIIITTRNQHLLVEYGVTISYKATGLHYREALQLFSRHAFKQNDPKEDYVDLSNCMVQYAQGLPLALKVLGSSLRGMTIDEWKCALDKFKKNPMKEINDVLRISFDGLDPSQKEVFLDIACFFKGECKDVVLRILDGCKLNPMWNIRVLCDRCLVTIFGNVVQMHDLIQQMGWAIVHEECPGDPNKWSRLWDVDDIYDAFSRHEGMKNIQTISLDLSRSKEIQFSTKVFAKMKKLRLLKIYCNDHGGLTREEYKVHLPKDFEFPHNLRYLHWQRCTLRSLPSRFYGGELIEINLKSSNIKRLWKGNKCLGKLKGIDLSNSKQLVKMPKFSSMPNLERLNLEGCTSLRELHSSIGDLKWLTYLNLRGCEQLQSLPNSMKFESLEVLNLSNCSNFQKFPKIHGNMKFLRTLHLCESGIKELPDSIGYLESLQILDLSHCSKFEKFPEIRGNMKCLYRLSLDGTAIKELPNSIGSLTSLEILSLSKCSKFEKFSDVFTNMRHLWNLNLCESGIKELPGSIGCLESLRELDLSNCSNFEKFSEIQWNMKFLRGLYLQHTAIKELPNSIGCLQDLVTLDLGGCSNLERLPEIQKVMGNLQDLSLHETAIKGLPCSIGHLTGLDHLNLENCRNLRSLPDICGLKSLKDLVIDGCSNLEAFSEITEDMEQLKRLFLRETGITELPSSIEHLRGLRSLELINCKNLAALPNSIGSLTRLTYLRVRNCTELHNLPDNLRSLRCCLDELDLGGCNLMEGEIPSDLWCLSSLISLDLSENHIRRIPAGITQLFKLKTLSMNHCLMLEEIVELPSSLTEMEAHGCPCLETETFSSPLWSSLLKYFKSAIQSRERTFVIPGSSGIPEWVSHQRMGCEVRIKLPMNWYEDNNFLGFVLFFHHVPLDDGDKCETTRGGIGHCELTIAHGDQSERLKKISFYSECKTCWIELDPYYSGSTSDPAIWVTYFPQIKIPREYRSSWWNNFKAHFHTEIGYGSFTCGDNACFKVKSCGIHLLYAQDQIHCPQPSRGSLGDREDHPAKTLKIL; this is translated from the exons ATGGCTTCCTCTGCCCAaaaaccctcttcttcttcttctacttcgaTCCGTAAATATAACTTCGATGtgttcttgagttttagaggtGAAGACACCCGCTACAATTTTACGGATCATTTATTCGTAAATTTGCGTCGGATGGGGATTAACACTTTCAGAGACGATCGACTTGAAAGAGGAGAGGAGATCAAATCagaacttttaaaaactattgaaGAATCAAGAATTTCCATAGTTGTGTTCTCAAAAGACTATGCGCATTCCAAGTGGTGTTTGGATGAGTTAGCGAAGATCATGGAGTGCAGGGAAGAAATGGAACAAATAGTCTTTCCAGTGTTCTACCATGTGGATCCTTCTGATGTGCGAAATCAAAAAACAGGGAGCTTCGGAGAAGCACTTTCCATTCACGAAAGAACGGTAGATGAGAAAAAGGTGCAAAGGTGGAAGGATTCCTTGACAAAAGCAAGCAATCTAAGTGGTTTCCATGTGAAAGATGG GTATGAGTCAAAGCATATTAAGGAAATTGTTAgcaagatttttaaaagatcaaTGAATTCTACACTGTTGCCCATTAACGATGATATAGTTGGGATGGATTTTTGccttaaaaaactaaaatcattgtTAAGTAGTGACTTGAATGACATTAGTGTGGTTGGGATCTATGGAACTGGTGGAATTGGTAAAACTACCATTGCCAAGATTGTTTACAATGAGATCCAATATCAATTCACTAGTGCTAGCTTTCTTCAAGATGTTAGAGAGACATTCAACAAGGGTTGTCAACTTCAACTACAACAACAACTTCTTCATGATACAGTGGGGGATGATGAAGAGTTTAGAAATATCAATAAAGGAATCAATATAATAAAGGCCAGACTTAGCTCAAAAAAGGTTCTTATTGTAATTGATGATGTGGATCAGTTGCAGCAATTAGAGCCAATGGTCGGAAGTCCTAATTGGTTTGGTCCAGGAAGCACAATTATCATTACAACCAGAAACCAACATCTGTTGGTTGAGTATGGAGTGACTATATCATATAAGGCTACAGGATTACATTATAGGGAAGCTCTTCAACTCTTCAGCCGACATGCCTTTAAACAAAATGATCCTAAAGAAGATTATGTGGACCTCTCAAATTGCATGGTACAATATGCTCAAGGTCTCCCTTTGGCCCTTAAAGTTCTAGGTTCTTCTCTTCGAGGCATGACAATAGATGAATGGAAATGTGCATtggataaatttaaaaaaaaccctatGAAGGAAATTAATGATGTGCTTAGAATAAGTTTTGATGGGCTTGATCCTTCTCAAAAGGAGGTTTTCCTAGACATTGCGTGTTTTTTCAAAGGTGAATGCAAAGATGTCGTGTTAAGAATATTAGATGGTTGCAAGTTAAATCCAATGTGGAACATAAGAGTTCTATGTGATAGATGTTTGGTAACTATCTTTGGCAACGTCGTACAAATGCATGACTTGATACAACAGATGGGTTGGGCAATTGTTCATGAAGAATGTCCCGGGGACCCAAACAAATGGAGTAGATTGTGGGATGTTGATGATATTTATGATGCATTTTCTAGACATGAG GggatgaaaaatattcaaaccATATCTTTGGACTTGTCtagatcaaaagaaatacaGTTCAGTACAAAAGTGTTTGCTAAGATGAAGAAACTTAGGTTGCTTAAAATCTATTGCAATGATCATGGTGGTTTGACAAGAGAGGAGTATAAAGTGCATCTTCCTAAAGACTTTGAATTTCCTCATAATTTGAGATATCTTCATTGGCAAAGATGCACATTGAGGTCTTTACCTTCAAGGTTCTATGGAGGGGAGCTTATTGAAATCAACTTGAAGTCTAGCAACATAAAAAGGCTTTGGAAGGGGAATAAG TGTCTTGGAAAACTAAAGGGCATTGATTTAAGTAACTCAAAACAGCTTGTCAAAATGCCAAAATTCTCAAGCATGCCGAATTTGGAGAGACTGAATCTTGAAGGTTGTACAAGTTTGCGTGAACTTCATTCATCTATTGGCGATCTCAAATGGTTGACTTACTTGAATTTAAGAGGATGTGAGCAGCTCCAAAGTTTACCAAATAGCATGAAGTTTGAATCTCTTGAAGTCCTTAATCTCTCAAATTgttcaaactttcaaaaatttcctAAGATCCATGggaatatgaaatttttgaggACGCTTCATCTATGTGAAAGTGGTATTAAAGAACTCCCAGACAGCATTGGGTATTTGGAATCTCTTCAAATTCTTGACCTCTCACATTgctcaaaatttgagaaattccCAGAGATAAGAGGGAATATGAAATGTTTATACAGGCTTTCTTTAGATGGGACTGCTATTAAGGAACTCCCAAATAGCATTGGGTCCTTGACCTCTCTCGAAATTCTTTCTCTTAGCAAATGTtcaaagtttgagaaattttcaGATGTATTTACCAATATGAGACATTTATGGAATCTAAATTTATGTGAAAGTGGTATTAAGGAACTCCCAGGCAGCATTGGATGTTTGGAATCTCTTAGAGAACTTGACCTCTCAAATTGCTCAAACTTTGAGAAATTTTCAGAGATCCAATGGAATATGAAATTCTTGAGGGGGCTTTATTTACAGCACACCGCTATTAAGGAACTCCCAAATAGCATTGGGTGCTTGCAGGACCTCGTAACTCTTGACCTCGGTGGTTGCTCAAATCTTGAGAGGCTTCCTGAGATCCAAAAAGTTATGGGAAATCTACAGGATCTTTCTCTACACGAAACTGCTATTAAAGGATTACCCTGCTCAATAGGTCATCTCACTGGACTTGATCacttaaatttggaaaattgtaGAAACTTGAGAAGTCTTCCAGACATATGTGGGTTGAAATCCCTTAAAGACCTTGTTATCGATGGTTGTTCAAATCTAGAGGCTTTTTCAGAGATCACGGAGGATATGGAACAATTAAAACGCCTTTTCTTACGTGAAACGGGCATAACAGAGctgccatcatcaattgaacACCTGAGAGGTCTTCGTTCCTTGGAATTGATCAATTGTAAGAACCTTGCGGCTCTTCCCAATAGCATTGGTAGTTTGACACGTCTTACATATCTTCGTGTTCGTAACTGTACAGAGCTCCATAACTTGCCTGACAACTTGAGAAGCCTACGGTGTTGCCTAGACGAACTAGATCTAGGTGGTTGCAATCTGATGGAGGGAGAAATCCCCAGTGATTTATGGTGCTTATCCTCACTGATATCTTTAGATCTAAGTGAAAACCATATTCGTCGCATACCCGCTGGCATCACTCAACTTTTTAAGCTCAAAACCCTTTCCATGAATCACTGCCTGATGCTTGAAGAAATTGTAGAGCTTCCATCAAGTTTAACAGAGATGGAGGCACATGGTTGTCCATGCCTAGAAACTGAAACTTTCTCAAGTCCACTTTGGTCTTCTCTGCTCAAATACTTCAAATCAGCAATTCAG TCTAGGGAGAGGACATTTGTCATTCCAGGAAGTAGTGGAATACCAGAGTGGGTAAGCCATCAGAGAATGGGGTGTGAAGTAAGAATAAAGCTCCCAATGAATTGGTATGAAGATAACAACTTCTTGGGATTTGTTCTATTCTTCCATCATGTTCCCCTTGATGATGGTGATAAATGTGAGACAACAAGAGGTGGTATTGGACATTGTGAATTGACGATAGCCCATGGTGATCAATCTGAACGACTGAAGAAGATATCGTTTTATTCTGAATGTAAAACCTGCTGGATTGAATTGGACCCCTACTACAGTGGTAGCACATCAGATCCAGCAATTTGGGTGACGTATTTCCCTCAGATTAAAATTCCCCGTGAGTATCGATCCAGTTGGTGGAACAACTTTAAGGCTCACTTCCACACTGAAATCGGTTATGGCTCTTTTACGTGTGGCGATAACGCATGCTTTAAAGTGAAAAGCTGTGGGATACATCTCTTGTACGCCCAAGATCAGATCCATTGCCCTCAGCCGTCAAGAGGAAGCCTTGGTGACAGAGAAGATCACCCAGCCAAGACATTAAAGATTCTCTAG